A genomic stretch from Acinonyx jubatus isolate Ajub_Pintada_27869175 chromosome E2, VMU_Ajub_asm_v1.0, whole genome shotgun sequence includes:
- the CENPBD1P gene encoding tigger transposable element-derived protein 1, which produces MPGKRSLNASAIPSAKRERKAITLDIKLEVLRRFEVGEKLSQIAKALGLAVSTVATIRDNKEKIKANSQIATPLRASRLTRHRSAVMETMERLLHVWLEDQSQRNVPLSVTIIQEKAKSLFDDLQRERGASSQTEKFTASKGWFVRFKERHCLPHFKINSTAPGNKDIYPEALRSIIEEGEYTPQQVFNVDETGLYWKRMPEGTFISVEEKAEPGFKSSRDRLMLLLGGNAAGDFKLKPLLVYHLENPKALKGYSKPNLPVIWRSNKKAWATRSIFQEWFTYFFCPAVERYCAQNNLTHKALLILDNAPCHPVNLSDLSDNVRVEYLHDSTPDSIQPMGQGIASAFKAHYVRRTFEHILEATDGEDTAMIREFWRNYSIMDAVDNIALAWEALRPATMNSVWKKIWPECVRFQSVSQTDNIAQLQQNIVTLAKNVAFEEVVEADVDQLLRSHEEDLSNTELMQLEQEPAEEESEDAPPALRQLTTGRLSAAFSHFEAGLQVLKSDGPNDDWKLKVSGAINDAINCYRELYNEKKRRSKQLS; this is translated from the coding sequence ATGCCTGGGAAAAGGTCCCTAAATGCATCAGCCATCCCAAGTGCCAAAAGGGAACGGAAAGCAATTACCCTCGACATAAAATTGGAAGTGTTGAGACGATTTGAAGTTGGTGAAAAGCTCAGCCAAATTGCGAAGGCCTTGGGCCTTGCTGTTTCTACAGTGGCTACAATCCGagataataaggaaaaaattaaagcgAATTCGCAAATAGCTACTCCTTTGAGAGCCTCCCGGTTGACTCGGCATCGAAGTGCAGTCATGGAGACCATGGAGCGCCTGCTGCATGTGTGGCTTGAAGACCAGAGCCAGCGAAATGTGCCCCTGAGTGTCACAATTATTCAGGAGAAGGCTAAGAGTTTGTTTGATGACTTACAGCGTGAAAGAGGTGCGAGCTCTCAAACAGAAAAGTTTACTGCAAGTAAAGGGTGGTTTGTGAGATTCAAGGAGCGCCACTGTTTGCCCCACTTCAAGATAAACAGCACGGCTCCTGGAAACAAGGACATATATCCAGAAGCGCTAAGAAGCATCATTGAAGAAGGTGAGTATACCCCCCAGCAGGTTTTTAACGTAGATGAGACAGGGCTTTATTGGAAGAGAATGCCTGAAGGAACGTTTATTTCTGTGGAAGAGAAAGCTGAGCCAGGCTTTAAATCATCCAGAGATCGCTTGATGCTGCTTCTTGGTGGCAATGCAGCTGgggactttaagttgaagccccTATTGGTGTACCACTTGGAAAACCCCAAGGCTCTGAAAGGATACTCCAAGCCCAATTTGCCTGTAATTTGGCGCTCAAACAAAAAGGCCTGGGCGACCAGGAGCATCTTTCAGGAATGGTTCACATACTTTTTTTGCCCAGCCGTTGAAAGATACTGTGCCCAGAATAATCTCACCCACAAAGCGTTGCTCATCCTAGACAATGCCCCATGCCACCCAGTAAATTTGAGTGATCTGTCTGATAATGTAAGAGTGGAATATCTTCATGACAGTACACCTGACTCCATCCAGCCCATGGGTCAAGGCATAGCCTCCGCCTTCAAAGCTCATTACGTGAGAAGAACTTTTGAGCACATCCTAGAAGCAACAGATGGGGAGGATACAGCCATGATCAGGGAGTTCTGGAGAAACTACAGCATCATGGATGCTGTAGACAACATTGCACTAGCTTGGGAGGCACTGAGACCGGCAACAATGAACAGCGTGTGGAAGAAGATCTGGCCTGAGTGTGTTCGGTTCCAGAGCGTTTCCCAAACAGATAACATTGCACAACTTCAACAAAACATTGTGACTCTTGCCAAGAATGTGGCTTTCGAAGAGGTTGTAGAAGCCGACGTGGACCAGTTGCTGAGGTCCCACGAGGAGGATCTCTCGAACACGGAACTGATGCAGCTAGAACAGGAGCCTGCAGAAGAGGAGAGTGAAGATGCCCCACCTGCCCTGCGTCAGCTAACCACAGGAAGACTCTCAGCAGCCTTCTCACATTTCGAGGCAGGCCTACAGGTCCTTAAAAGTGACGGCCCTAATGATGATTGGAAACTGAAAGTTTCGGGAGCAATCAATGATGCGATCAACTGCTACAGGGAATTGTACAATGAGAAAAAGCGGCGCTCAAAGCAACTATCTTAG